From a region of the Salinispira pacifica genome:
- a CDS encoding SDR family NAD(P)-dependent oxidoreductase, translating into MSAKTETAEQTAGTSTDQPEQRKWALITGASSGIGAAFARQLASRGYFLILNGRRAEKLTPLKAELERLYSGRHELVLGDLREEPVIQELITLGNRHEIDLLINNAGYGAGVDFLQDDAAAQLGMLQVHCTAVVQLCRGLIPGMQQRGRGEVINVSSVAGEQSLPKSVMYGASKSFLTRFTEALALELRPSGVRMQALLPGFTHTDFHDKLPEWEREKRNRGIVRWQSASQVAEYSLNMLKKRPGKIIAIPGFFNRLIAKIPVLLPKKLYYAMAVRITR; encoded by the coding sequence ATGTCAGCAAAAACAGAAACAGCAGAACAAACAGCGGGAACAAGCACAGATCAGCCGGAACAGCGTAAATGGGCGCTGATCACCGGGGCAAGCTCAGGAATCGGTGCGGCCTTCGCACGGCAGCTGGCATCCCGGGGATACTTTCTCATTCTCAACGGCCGGCGGGCTGAAAAGCTTACGCCGTTGAAGGCAGAGCTGGAACGTCTGTATTCCGGGAGACACGAACTGGTTCTGGGTGACCTGAGAGAAGAGCCGGTGATCCAGGAACTGATTACCCTGGGCAACCGGCATGAAATTGATCTGCTCATTAATAATGCCGGCTACGGGGCCGGTGTGGATTTTCTCCAGGATGACGCAGCGGCACAGTTGGGAATGCTGCAGGTTCATTGCACAGCGGTGGTACAACTGTGCAGGGGGCTCATTCCCGGAATGCAGCAGAGAGGACGGGGGGAAGTGATTAATGTAAGCTCGGTTGCGGGTGAACAGAGTCTTCCCAAAAGCGTAATGTACGGTGCCAGCAAGAGCTTTCTCACTCGGTTCACCGAAGCGCTGGCCCTGGAGCTTCGCCCCTCAGGCGTACGGATGCAGGCCCTGCTTCCGGGGTTCACCCACACCGACTTCCACGACAAGCTGCCGGAGTGGGAACGGGAAAAACGGAACCGGGGCATCGTGCGCTGGCAGAGCGCTTCCCAGGTGGCGGAATACTCCCTGAACATGCTGAAAAAACGGCCGGGAAAAATTATTGCGATCCCCGGGTTTTTCAACCGGCTCATTGCAAAGATTCCCGTGCTTCTCCCGAAAAAACTCTATTATGCCATGGCAGTGAGGATTACCCGGTAA
- the cysM gene encoding cysteine synthase CysM, which translates to MRIFTTEEIIGNTPLVRLQKLYTGPNIIACKLEGNNPAGSVKDRPALQMIADAEHSGRIKPGDTLIEATSGNTGIGLSMVAAVRGYRMVLIMPEHMSKERIALMKSYGAEVILTPKDQSMEGSIDKAREMEAAGEGVILNQFGNPSNPEAHYRTTGPEIWRDTDGKVTHFVASTGTTGTLMGTSRYLKEQRREIRIVGARPDGQGGIPGIRAWPEEYLPAIYDPTRIDRSEEVSKEEAERTARMLASHEGLFSGISSGGNVAVAIRLARELEESGVDDALIVTIICDRGDRYLSTGVFPA; encoded by the coding sequence ATGCGAATATTCACCACTGAAGAGATTATCGGAAACACGCCGCTGGTACGGCTTCAGAAGCTGTATACAGGGCCCAACATCATTGCATGCAAGCTTGAGGGAAACAATCCCGCAGGTTCGGTGAAGGACCGTCCGGCCCTGCAGATGATCGCAGATGCGGAACACAGCGGCAGGATCAAGCCCGGAGATACCCTGATTGAGGCTACCAGCGGAAACACGGGTATCGGCCTTTCCATGGTGGCGGCAGTACGGGGATACCGAATGGTGCTGATCATGCCGGAACACATGAGCAAGGAACGGATTGCGCTGATGAAAAGCTACGGTGCCGAGGTAATACTCACTCCCAAAGATCAGAGCATGGAAGGTTCAATAGACAAGGCACGGGAGATGGAAGCCGCCGGAGAAGGGGTGATTCTGAACCAGTTTGGAAATCCTTCCAATCCGGAAGCCCACTACCGGACAACCGGCCCGGAAATATGGCGGGACACCGACGGCAAGGTGACTCATTTTGTGGCGTCAACGGGGACGACTGGTACGCTCATGGGAACGTCCCGGTATCTCAAGGAGCAGCGCCGGGAAATTCGGATTGTGGGTGCACGCCCCGACGGCCAGGGCGGAATCCCGGGCATCAGGGCCTGGCCTGAGGAGTATCTTCCTGCCATTTACGATCCCACGCGCATTGACCGCAGTGAGGAAGTTTCCAAAGAGGAAGCCGAGCGCACCGCACGGATGCTTGCCTCCCACGAAGGTCTGTTTTCCGGTATTTCCAGCGGCGGAAACGTGGCAGTGGCCATCAGGCTGGCCAGAGAACTTGAGGAGTCCGGTGTGGATGATGCCCTGATCGTCACCATCATCTGCGACAGGGGGGATCGCTACCTGTCCACCGGGGTTTTTCCCGCCTGA
- a CDS encoding GNAT family N-acetyltransferase: MHVQVSDRDDTGFAGELGSHSLLTRFRDLEIHHLHGTTSPNCMKEIGRIREQEFRREGGGSGKSEDIDSFDTGEHCYQLIAYDPQWREIVSCYRYIHHGMISPGLLKGSTPAGRLFRFSPRFMDGYSRGTVELGRSVVNRKARRRVMGLFAVWSGLGALINEIPGLKWFFGKLTVYPRVPQELRKRLFGFWSRYYPGDRSIICPVKEHAVDEDAEYFRDYPETISSDEAFQRFSREMTEAGHPVPPLMKSYLGVSREIESFGTAENGHFGSVFETAILLPVESILPSARGRFIDGYSSENDLLTQLYGNKEQLKT, translated from the coding sequence ATGCATGTACAAGTATCTGATAGAGACGATACCGGATTCGCCGGGGAACTGGGAAGTCACAGTTTGCTGACCAGGTTCCGTGATCTTGAAATACATCACCTCCATGGAACAACGTCGCCGAACTGCATGAAGGAGATCGGCCGCATCCGGGAACAGGAGTTCCGTCGGGAAGGTGGAGGCAGCGGAAAAAGTGAAGATATCGATTCCTTCGATACCGGGGAACACTGTTATCAGCTGATAGCCTATGACCCGCAGTGGAGGGAAATCGTATCCTGTTACCGGTACATTCACCACGGAATGATTTCTCCCGGGCTGCTCAAGGGCTCAACCCCGGCTGGCAGACTATTTCGGTTCTCCCCTCGCTTCATGGATGGGTATTCCCGGGGTACTGTCGAACTGGGCCGCTCAGTGGTGAACCGGAAGGCCCGCAGGCGGGTTATGGGATTATTTGCGGTGTGGTCCGGTCTGGGGGCATTAATCAACGAGATTCCCGGGCTGAAGTGGTTCTTCGGAAAACTGACCGTCTATCCCCGGGTGCCGCAGGAGCTTCGAAAGCGTCTGTTCGGCTTCTGGAGCCGGTATTATCCCGGAGATCGAAGCATTATCTGTCCTGTGAAAGAGCATGCCGTGGATGAGGATGCTGAATATTTCCGGGATTACCCCGAAACGATCTCTTCAGATGAAGCTTTTCAGCGCTTCTCCCGGGAAATGACTGAAGCCGGACATCCTGTGCCCCCTCTCATGAAATCCTATCTGGGAGTAAGCCGGGAAATTGAGTCTTTCGGCACGGCTGAAAACGGGCATTTCGGTTCGGTATTTGAAACTGCCATTCTGTTGCCCGTTGAAAGCATTCTTCCATCGGCCAGAGGCAGATTTATAGACGGCTATAGTTCAGAGAACGACCTTCTTACACAGCTGTACGGAAACAAAGAGCAGCTTAAAACGTGA
- a CDS encoding OsmC family protein, with the protein MKIQLERMNNGVHFQARNESGASLDIDGSPSVGGENKGMRPMETVLAGLAGCSAMDLVSIIKKQRMILNDCKIDVEAERADGVPSPFTKIHLHYRLFGSLEEEKTRRAVDLAVDSYCSVAVMLEKSAEITHSFEIIRE; encoded by the coding sequence ATGAAGATACAACTGGAGCGGATGAACAATGGGGTGCACTTTCAGGCACGGAACGAAAGCGGAGCTTCTCTGGATATCGACGGCAGCCCCTCCGTGGGCGGAGAAAACAAGGGAATGCGGCCCATGGAGACCGTCCTGGCCGGCCTTGCGGGCTGCAGCGCCATGGACCTGGTATCAATCATCAAAAAACAGCGCATGATACTGAATGACTGTAAAATTGATGTAGAAGCGGAGCGGGCCGACGGCGTCCCATCTCCCTTCACCAAAATTCATCTTCACTACCGGCTCTTTGGATCTTTGGAAGAGGAAAAGACACGAAGGGCCGTTGATCTGGCCGTTGATTCATACTGCTCCGTGGCGGTGATGCTGGAAAAATCCGCAGAAATCACCCACAGTTTTGAAATAATCCGGGAGTAA
- a CDS encoding GIN domain-containing protein translates to MPGTSKYTWIAAAGIIAAVLVIILAVTLMVNRGKQFVETEMDVDFSDAELDLSDINELEIRGVWDVRILPADSAGQRITLNAPGEIIDDIRTQQDSRLTLPAPGGFRGFAKEMEATVYLEELSLISVEGASSVDISGMNLDALELRLEGAAKILAEDCEFNDVRLKAEGAANVDLQNSLTYTADLRIEGAAKVSIRMDGGPISGSLDGVGKVRYTGSVSEKDFRIDGLGSFEYFD, encoded by the coding sequence ATGCCGGGAACTTCGAAATACACCTGGATTGCCGCAGCGGGGATTATTGCAGCTGTGCTGGTGATTATTCTGGCGGTTACCCTGATGGTGAACCGCGGTAAACAGTTTGTGGAGACAGAAATGGATGTCGATTTCAGTGATGCGGAATTGGATTTGAGTGATATTAATGAGCTTGAGATCAGAGGCGTGTGGGATGTGCGTATTCTTCCCGCAGACAGCGCCGGGCAGCGGATAACCCTGAATGCCCCTGGAGAGATTATTGACGATATCAGGACCCAGCAGGACTCCCGTCTTACCTTGCCCGCACCGGGCGGGTTCCGGGGATTCGCAAAGGAGATGGAGGCCACAGTGTATCTGGAAGAGCTTTCCCTCATATCGGTGGAGGGAGCTTCCTCTGTTGATATTTCCGGGATGAATCTGGACGCACTTGAGCTACGCCTGGAAGGCGCAGCAAAGATCCTGGCTGAAGACTGCGAGTTTAATGATGTACGTCTGAAAGCAGAGGGTGCAGCGAATGTGGATCTGCAGAACTCTCTCACATACACCGCCGATCTGCGGATCGAAGGTGCTGCCAAAGTATCCATACGAATGGACGGAGGTCCAATCAGCGGTTCTCTGGATGGAGTGGGAAAGGTCCGGTATACCGGAAGTGTGTCGGAAAAGGATTTTCGCATAGACGGTCTGGGAAGTTTCGAGTACTTTGACTAA
- a CDS encoding trans-sulfuration enzyme family protein: MQNQDKRNSGGQGFNTSAIRNRMPSADMHEHSSPIYMTSSFTFESAEEARDLFSGESQGNIYSRYSNPNTDEFINKMMVLEHCEDGVPLASGMSAMFVSILAHLNSGDHLVASRSIFGSTHQIITQILPRWGIEYSYVDIGGDEYRQNPRRAWEEALRPNTKMLFCETPSNPGLDIIDLEMLGKLCRNRGILFNVDNCFATPYFQNPRDFGADIVGHSATKFIDGQGRSLGGVLLGSSEAIEPIRFFARHSGPALSPFNAWILSKSLETLGLRMERHADNAEKIVEFLKGRREISWVKYPHDPDHPGYSTAKKQMRRGGAMVSFELKDGLKAGISFLNSLEMISLTANLGDSRSIATHPASTTHSKLSPGERATVGISDGFVRISAGLEDAEDIIQDIQQALERS; the protein is encoded by the coding sequence ATGCAGAATCAGGACAAACGCAACAGCGGCGGACAGGGATTCAATACATCGGCGATCCGCAACAGGATGCCTTCGGCGGATATGCATGAACACAGCTCCCCGATTTACATGACATCCAGCTTCACCTTCGAAAGCGCAGAGGAAGCCAGGGATCTGTTTTCCGGTGAGAGTCAGGGGAACATCTACAGCCGCTACAGCAACCCGAATACCGATGAGTTCATCAACAAAATGATGGTGCTGGAACACTGCGAAGATGGTGTTCCCCTTGCCTCGGGGATGTCCGCCATGTTTGTGAGCATTCTTGCGCATCTCAACAGCGGGGATCATCTGGTGGCAAGCCGCTCAATCTTTGGTTCTACCCATCAGATCATCACCCAAATTCTGCCCCGATGGGGAATCGAATACAGTTATGTGGATATCGGAGGGGATGAATACCGGCAAAATCCCCGGAGGGCCTGGGAAGAAGCCCTCAGGCCCAATACCAAAATGCTGTTCTGCGAAACCCCCTCGAATCCAGGTCTTGATATCATCGATCTTGAGATGCTGGGGAAGCTGTGCCGGAACAGGGGAATTCTGTTCAATGTGGATAACTGTTTCGCAACCCCCTATTTCCAGAATCCCCGGGATTTCGGAGCTGATATTGTGGGTCACTCGGCCACAAAATTCATTGACGGCCAGGGGCGCAGCCTCGGCGGGGTGCTGCTGGGCAGCAGTGAGGCAATCGAACCCATACGCTTTTTCGCCCGCCACAGCGGCCCTGCTCTCAGCCCTTTCAACGCATGGATTCTCTCCAAAAGTCTGGAGACCCTCGGACTGAGAATGGAACGGCATGCGGATAATGCGGAAAAGATTGTTGAGTTTCTGAAAGGCCGCAGGGAAATCTCATGGGTCAAATATCCCCATGATCCCGATCATCCCGGATATTCCACCGCAAAAAAGCAGATGCGCAGGGGCGGTGCCATGGTAAGCTTTGAACTGAAGGACGGCCTGAAAGCGGGAATCAGTTTTCTGAACAGCCTTGAGATGATCAGCCTCACCGCGAACCTGGGGGACAGCCGAAGCATCGCAACTCATCCTGCCAGCACCACCCATTCAAAACTCAGTCCCGGGGAGAGAGCAACGGTTGGAATCAGCGACGGATTTGTGCGCATATCCGCGGGTCTTGAAGATGCGGAAGATATTATTCAGGATATTCAGCAGGCTCTGGAGAGAAGCTGA
- the acnA gene encoding aconitate hydratase AcnA produces the protein MPYSDAFGVKQSLSAGGKQFSYFSLTELAKKYPQISRFPYSIKVLLESVLRNINEKEVTSDHLKSFLNYDPKKPGDVEIPYTPARVLLQDFTGVPCVVDLAALRSAMARMGGDPGRINPQLPVNLVIDHSVSIDFYAHPDAFRKNAEREFERNKERYEFLRWGQGALENFHVVPPASGICHQVNLEYLGKVVQHKEDGGENFAYFDTLVGTDSHTTMINGLGILGWGVGGIEAEAAMLGQPIYMLAPPVVGVKLTGDLPAGTTATDLVLRVTELLRAHGVVGKIVEYFGPGLDVLSVPDRATLANMAPEYGATAGFFPVDAKTLEYMYSTGRDEDLMDLAKSYTRAQGVYREDGDSEDDARDYEAVLELDLGSIVPAIAGPKRPQDRIELKSVAPEFKRLMTAPIKDGGFEESSDAAETTAKVTLEGGEEVELTHGDVVIASITSCTNTSNPSVLMGAGLLAKKAVEAGLSSKPFVKTSFAPGSVVVTEYLKTAGLMPYLEQLGFHLVGYGCTTCIGNSGPLNEEISKTIQENNLVAAAVLSGNRNFEGRVNPDTRANFLASPLSVWPMPLPGT, from the coding sequence ATGCCCTATTCTGATGCATTTGGTGTAAAGCAGAGTCTGAGTGCCGGGGGGAAACAGTTTTCATATTTTTCCCTTACTGAACTTGCAAAGAAATACCCTCAGATTTCCCGTTTCCCCTACAGCATAAAGGTCCTTCTGGAATCTGTTCTGCGGAATATCAATGAAAAAGAAGTTACAAGCGATCATCTGAAATCATTCCTGAACTACGATCCGAAAAAGCCCGGTGATGTGGAAATACCCTATACCCCTGCCCGGGTTCTTCTTCAGGATTTCACCGGTGTGCCCTGTGTTGTGGATCTGGCTGCGCTGCGTTCCGCAATGGCGAGAATGGGCGGTGATCCCGGTCGGATTAATCCCCAACTGCCGGTGAATCTGGTTATTGACCATTCGGTAAGCATCGATTTTTACGCCCATCCCGATGCCTTCAGGAAAAATGCCGAACGGGAATTCGAGAGAAACAAGGAGCGCTATGAATTTCTCAGGTGGGGTCAGGGAGCCCTGGAGAACTTTCATGTTGTCCCCCCCGCTAGCGGAATATGTCATCAGGTAAACCTTGAGTATCTGGGAAAAGTAGTTCAGCACAAAGAGGACGGCGGAGAAAATTTTGCCTATTTCGATACCCTGGTGGGTACCGACAGTCACACAACCATGATCAACGGTCTGGGAATTCTGGGCTGGGGTGTGGGCGGAATCGAGGCCGAAGCCGCCATGCTGGGACAGCCCATCTACATGCTGGCACCTCCTGTGGTGGGAGTGAAATTGACCGGAGACCTTCCTGCAGGCACAACCGCCACCGACCTGGTTCTCAGGGTTACCGAACTTCTCCGGGCCCACGGCGTTGTAGGAAAGATAGTGGAATACTTCGGACCCGGTCTGGATGTGCTTTCGGTACCGGACAGAGCCACTCTGGCGAATATGGCCCCCGAGTACGGCGCCACCGCGGGATTTTTTCCGGTGGATGCCAAGACCCTGGAGTATATGTATTCAACAGGCCGGGATGAAGACCTCATGGATCTGGCAAAGAGTTATACCAGAGCTCAGGGTGTGTACCGTGAAGATGGCGACAGCGAGGATGATGCAAGAGACTATGAAGCCGTTCTTGAGCTGGATCTTGGAAGCATCGTTCCGGCAATCGCAGGCCCGAAACGACCCCAGGACCGAATCGAACTGAAATCGGTGGCACCGGAGTTTAAACGTCTCATGACCGCTCCCATTAAGGATGGCGGTTTTGAAGAGAGCAGCGATGCGGCGGAAACCACTGCCAAAGTGACCCTTGAGGGAGGGGAGGAAGTTGAGCTCACCCATGGAGATGTGGTGATCGCCTCAATTACGAGCTGTACCAACACCTCCAATCCGTCGGTGCTCATGGGGGCCGGTCTGCTGGCCAAAAAAGCCGTTGAGGCGGGGCTCAGCTCAAAGCCCTTTGTGAAGACCAGCTTCGCTCCGGGATCCGTTGTGGTAACCGAATATTTGAAAACCGCAGGACTTATGCCGTATCTCGAACAGCTGGGCTTTCATCTTGTGGGTTACGGCTGTACAACTTGTATCGGAAACTCAGGACCGCTGAATGAAGAGATCAGTAAAACCATTCAGGAAAACAATCTGGTTGCTGCGGCCGTTCTTTCGGGAAACCGGAATTTCGAAGGCCGGGTGAACCCGGATACCCGGGCCAACTTCCTGGCATCCCCCCTCTCTGTGTGGCCTATGCCATTGCCGGGAACATGA
- a CDS encoding ABC transporter ATP-binding protein yields the protein MKQETRPLTQLWQYLRPKHGKILAASAFSVFNKLFDLMPPALIGFAVDIVVNGEDSFLSRFGLPRPEQQLVALALITAVVWLLESLFEYLFEIAWKTLAQQTQDDIRTHAYRHIQNQRYAYFEDKRTGELVTILNEDVNQLERFLDVGANDIIQVITTIAIIGGMYMVVAPGVGWVAVIPIPIIVWASLWFQKFLEPRYAKVREAAGETSSQLATNIQGMATIKSYGSEEQENRRIAGLSGDYRRANESTIRLSSAFIPMIRMIILAGFLAIMLMAGFQALNGAIAVGLYSMMVYIVQRLLWPLTRLGQTFDLYQRAMASIRRIMSILDSREHLVDGDTPYPPEKARGHIQTRDLSFSYKIGPEVLSRVNMEIQPCWTVGIVGPTGAGKTSLIKLFLRLYDVSSGALILDGRDIRDYRLKDLAANIGLVSQDVFLFHGSALDNIAYGKPGADKEEIIRAAKLAEAHDFIMRLPEGYDTIVGERGQKLSGGQRQRISIARAMLKDAPILILDEATSSVDNETEAAIQKSLSRIAHQKTSIVIAHRLSTIRNADMIFVFDSGRIAESGTHDELISQDGLYRNLWRVQSGEQVFTF from the coding sequence ATGAAACAGGAAACCCGCCCCCTTACACAGCTTTGGCAATACCTCCGGCCGAAACACGGAAAGATTCTGGCTGCCAGCGCCTTTTCGGTGTTTAACAAACTCTTTGACCTCATGCCCCCGGCCCTCATCGGGTTCGCGGTTGATATCGTGGTCAACGGAGAGGACAGCTTTTTATCCCGTTTCGGACTTCCCAGGCCGGAACAGCAGCTGGTGGCTCTGGCCCTAATTACCGCCGTAGTGTGGCTTCTGGAATCCCTTTTTGAGTATCTCTTCGAAATCGCCTGGAAAACCCTTGCTCAACAGACCCAGGATGATATCCGCACCCATGCTTACCGACATATCCAGAATCAGCGCTATGCGTACTTTGAAGATAAACGCACCGGTGAACTGGTGACCATTCTCAATGAAGATGTAAATCAGCTGGAGCGCTTTCTCGATGTGGGGGCCAACGATATCATCCAGGTAATCACAACCATCGCCATCATCGGCGGAATGTATATGGTGGTGGCTCCGGGTGTGGGCTGGGTGGCGGTAATCCCCATCCCGATTATCGTCTGGGCTTCCCTCTGGTTCCAGAAATTCCTTGAACCCCGGTATGCGAAAGTCCGGGAAGCCGCAGGGGAAACCAGCAGTCAGCTGGCTACCAACATTCAGGGCATGGCCACCATCAAAAGCTACGGCAGCGAAGAGCAGGAAAATCGCCGGATCGCAGGCCTGAGCGGCGACTACCGGAGAGCCAACGAGTCCACCATCAGACTCTCAAGCGCATTTATTCCGATGATCCGCATGATCATTCTTGCAGGGTTCCTGGCAATCATGCTGATGGCGGGCTTTCAGGCTCTCAACGGCGCCATAGCAGTAGGCCTTTACAGCATGATGGTCTACATCGTTCAACGGCTCTTATGGCCCCTTACCCGCCTGGGGCAAACATTTGATTTATATCAGAGGGCCATGGCAAGCATACGCCGGATCATGAGCATTCTTGATTCCCGGGAACATCTCGTTGACGGCGATACGCCATATCCCCCTGAAAAAGCCCGGGGACATATACAGACCAGAGACTTGAGCTTCTCCTACAAGATCGGCCCGGAAGTATTATCCCGGGTGAACATGGAAATTCAGCCCTGCTGGACGGTGGGAATCGTGGGTCCCACCGGAGCGGGGAAAACAAGTCTGATCAAACTCTTTCTTCGACTGTATGATGTAAGCTCCGGCGCATTGATCCTTGACGGAAGGGATATCCGGGACTACCGCCTGAAAGATCTGGCTGCAAACATCGGCCTGGTGAGCCAGGATGTGTTTCTCTTTCACGGAAGCGCACTGGATAATATCGCCTATGGAAAACCCGGAGCAGACAAGGAAGAGATCATCCGGGCGGCGAAGCTGGCGGAGGCCCATGACTTTATTATGCGGCTCCCGGAAGGATACGACACCATTGTGGGGGAACGGGGACAAAAACTCAGCGGAGGTCAGCGTCAGCGCATCAGCATCGCACGGGCCATGCTGAAAGACGCACCCATTCTGATTCTGGATGAAGCCACCAGTTCGGTGGACAATGAAACCGAAGCGGCCATTCAAAAGAGCCTCTCCAGAATTGCCCATCAGAAAACCAGTATCGTCATCGCCCACCGCCTCTCAACCATCCGGAATGCCGACATGATCTTTGTATTCGACAGCGGCAGGATTGCCGAATCCGGTACACATGATGAATTAATCTCACAGGATGGGCTGTACCGGAATCTCTGGCGGGTACAGAGCGGTGAACAGGTTTTCACGTTTTAA